The following coding sequences are from one Nicotiana tomentosiformis chromosome 3, ASM39032v3, whole genome shotgun sequence window:
- the LOC104095216 gene encoding transcription termination factor MTERF6, chloroplastic/mitochondrial, which produces METSTSHSSGIMWFFKDRGFDDKSIHEMFQKCKRLEGVQREKASENWDYLRSIGIQERKLPSVVRKCPKILILGLHEKLVPMVHCLETLGSKPKEVASAITKFPHILSHSVEEKLCPLLAFFESLGITDKQLGKMILLNPRIISYSIEHKLSQMVEFLSSLHLSKEGIGKVMVKNPYIMGYSVDKRLGPTSEFLKSLGLTDMDLEKVVVNYPEVLCRDVNKILKPNLSYLTSRGFGVGQIAAVVTCYPPVLIKSVTNSLEPRIKFLIDVMGRRLDEVVDYPDYFRHSLKKRLESRQKLLTQKDISCTLSEMLDCNQKKFLFKFGLVQ; this is translated from the coding sequence ATGGAGACTTCAACCAGCCATAGTTCTGGCATTATGTGGTTCTTCAAAGACAGAGGTTTTGATGATAAAAGCATTCATGAAATGTTCCAAAAGTGCAAGCGCCTTGAGGGCGTGCAAAGGGAGAAAGCGTCTGAAAACTGGGACTACTTGAGAAGCATAGGCATCCAAGAGAGGAAACTTCCTTCTGTTGTTCGGAAATGTCCCAAAATCCTTATTCTAGGCTTGCATGAGAAACTTGTCCCAATGGTTCACTGTCTTGAAACACTGGGTTCGAAACCAAAGGAAGTTGCTTCTGCCATTACTAAATTTCCGCACATACTCTCTCACAGTGTGGAAGAGAAGCTCTGTCCACTCCTAGCTTTCTTTGAATCGCTTGGTATAACGGACAAACAACTGGGTAAGATGATACTGCTCAATCCAAGGATTATAAGCTACAGCATAGAACATAAGCTTTCACAGATGGTGGAATTTCTTTCCAGCCTTCATCTATCAAAGGAAGGTATTGGTAAAGTTATGGTGAAGAATCCATATATTATGGGTTATAGCGTTGATAAGCGGCTAGGTCCTACTTCAGAGTTTTTGAAATCACTTGGTTTAACAGATATGGATCTCGAGAAAGTGGTAGTTAATTACCCAGAAGTTTTGTGTAGAGATGTGAACAAGATTCTGAAACCTAACCTATCTTACTTGACATCACGGGGATTTGGAGTTGGACAGATTGCAGCTGTGGTCACTTGTTATCCTCCTGTTCTGATAAAGAGTGTTACCAACTCTTTAGAGCCAAGGATTAAGTTTCTGATAGATGTTATGGGGAGGCGACTTGATGAAGTTGTTGATTATCCAGACTACTTTCGGCATAGCTTGAAGAAAAGATTAGAGTCAAGGCAAAAACTTCTAACGCAGAAGGACATAAGCTGTACGCTGAGTGAAATGCTGGATTGTAATCAGAAGAAATTCCTATTCAAGTTTGGTCTAGTTCAGTGA